Genomic segment of Benincasa hispida cultivar B227 chromosome 1, ASM972705v1, whole genome shotgun sequence:
AAATTGTATTTCCGAGCCTTTTGTTTTCGTTGTTTTCTTGAATTTGAAGCTCAGTCATTCACCGGATTATTGGATGTTTAATGGCTTATTGCATTGCTTTCTTAAACTGTAGTCTGTTGGGTGATAAGTCGCCGTTCTCGCAACAAAATATCCAAGGAGATGCTATTGATCGCGATGAAGAAACTGGTCGCATTCAGTGTCAGTCTTCTCATTTCATCCTTCACGATTATATGATTAATTGCACAGTGGCATCTGGGACAAACTCAATTTTTGTGTCACTGGCTAATCAAATTACATGGATGTTTGTTTAACCATTATCCTTTAGAGAGCTTAGTTTTATAGATCGGGTTGCCTTATCACGAGACTGTGATGAACATGTAATTAGACGTCAAGATGGTATGGGAATTATGATGAAATGGATACCTCTGGGTTAATCTACTTCCTGTAAGTAGGTTGGTTACAActttaaaaatgatgaaatatttattcagcATGTTAAAATCCCTGTCTGTATCCTGCCATCAAGTTGTCTTTTATCTCGCTGCATTACCTGATGCATGACATATGTaattattaattcattgttgCTTTTATTTGCATTCTAGTGCTgtctttcaaattttggtaCACATTTGGTTTCTATCACTAGATCGATCAGTGCGTTATAACCGTGGCTGTATTTTGCAGATTTGGCAGAAATTGCAAAGTTTCTGGGCATTACAACCACTATTGATACTGAAGTTATCCAAGTTCGCTTCTAAATTCCTTACACTTGTTGTACGAGTAAAATTAGTTAACGCTATCCATCtctatagattataaattttggaataaacTCACTAAGTAACCTGTCACAATTATTCATGCCGAAGTTTGCAAGCAAGCATATACACACCCATGTATGCAGCAACAGTAATATCATTTTGTTCTGTATGAGTTCCCATATCCATAATTGTGTCTAGTCTATATTGCATATAATCAAGCTTTCTGTATCCACTTGATTACGGATTTAGCAAACACCTTCATCGTGTGTGTGCCTAACATCTTGTTAACTTTATGCTGTACTATAGGGACGGGGAAGCTATGAGGAGCGAACTGAAATGATTCGTCTTATTGTCGATCTTGTTGAAGCAAGCATCTATGCTGATAATCCAGATTGGAGGTTGCCTTTTGTTTAGCTTGTATTGGTAAATATTATTCAATCCTCTGATAAATGAGCAAGAATATTGGAAATCAGTGTTTTTGCATTATTGTTTCTGCAGTGTTGATGAGCAGGTTGCCAAAGACATACAACTCATTGACTCTATTGCAGAGAAACAGGCTCAAATATTCTCAGAAGAATGCAAATTGTTTCCTGCTGACGTTCAAATTCAGTCCATATATCCATTGTAATGATCCTCCTACATCAATCTATGtctattgattattttttagCATTGTTAATTCTTCTTGGATATCAACAAGCTAGATTGAAAGTGCCTTTCTCTTCTTCTGATTGTTCAAGATACTCCAAACACTGTCTGTTTGAGCTGTGTTCTCTGGATCTGACATCCTCTGCCCATTTCTTCATTCTggtttattttatcaatatgcccattttattacttttatcaTAAATAATATGTAAAATGTCTACTACTGCCATATCTGCACACAGTTCTATTGATCCATGTTAATCTGCCTTGGGGAATTTTATACTCCCCTTTTTTGAGGAAGCCGTTGTCTGTATTATATTAAGTATAGTGCTTACAAATGCCGTTCTGCTAGTTTAAGCTCTTACTGATTAAACATTTTAGCTTAAACTCTAAATTGCTatttattgttatatatatacacaccaCCATAATTTTGATGTTGAATCTCATAGGTCAATCttttaatcatttgattttaaaattaaattatagcaTTCCGTTGGctaatccaattttttttttcaggccAGATGTTTCTGAGCTGGAAACTAAGCTTGCAGAACAATCTAAGATACTGTTGAATCTTCaacagaaagttgatgatttAGCATCAAAGGTTTCTGCTAGTTTCTCTCAGTTTTTCTCACGTTTAAGGAAAATTTGACCTGCCGTGACTCTCCTATTGGAACTGCCCTCCCACTGGGATACGTTCCAGATTCATTACCGTAATTTGCAACatgttttaataaaaacaacttgAACAATAATGGCCATTTATGTCGTGATCATCAATCTGAAAAAGTTATAGTTGGTCAAGGTGgtctttttgctatttttttagtttctccGGTGATAATGTGATTTATGAGTTATTGCTTCTTTCCCCCCAACCTTTTTTCTGTCCTTTTGCTGTTCTGAGCTTTTCCAATCTGCAGTACGATTGACTAGTTATTGCAGACTAAAAATgattaggatttaactttcttttctttttagattTGAGGTGGCAGTTTTGTAGTGTTAAATATAGACTTATTTTGGATGTTGCTTCTTTTGATGTCTCGTGAATATTCTTGTATTCTTTTGTGTAGCATGCTTACAACCCAGATGAAGAGTACACGGAGGTAGAATCTCAACTGCGGGCACACTTGGAATCTTTTCTTGAAACAGCAAGATCTTTTAAcattatttacactaaggttTGTCTCAACTGCGATTGAAGGCTCTCTGTTTCATGTTTTGTTAACTCTGTCATAAAGAGGCTAGTGATGGATTCACCCTTTCTCGAAAACCAACTATTTATGCTGCCTAATCTACGTTTTTAAAAGCTGAACGTGATCCTGTTTAAACTAATTCATGGTAGCCTAAGTGGATATTTTTCTGTGTATAAAACACTCAGAAAGGATGAGTTGGATCAGAAATATATTCGTTTTTGCTATTTATTCTGATGACCATTTTATGGTAGGAAATCCGTCCTTGGACACACATGATGGAGGTTCCACAGCTTCATGGCTTTGGTCCAGCTGCCAACCGATTGTTGGAAGCATATAATATGCTATTGAAGGTATTCTTTTTGCtattatttcctttttcatGGTGCTTTATTTATGTTCTTCATTATTGTTGCTGCGAACCCATTTGATATACTTTTTTGTAATAAGAAATAATCGAGAAACTGGTTCATCAATTATATGAAGTACAAACCCAAACTTAGCGTGTAACTAATAAGGAAAAAACTTTCTGATAGCACAAAGATAAAATCAGttaaaattacaaaagaattCGGATAATTTGCATCAGGAAAAGCCTCGAAAACAATGATCCcctggaaaaaagaaaaatatttttcatcccCCATAAAAGTTCTGTTGCTTCTTTTTAACTAAAGGAAAGGCCTTGTTTCTTTTTTGGTTGGCATAGGTATATTGAAGGAAGTACCTTGTTTCCTGTTGCATCGTCgttttgaaattcatttattCATTTCATATTATTGTTAGAGCTATTAGTTGTAACGTGGTGTGGTGTTGTTATGGCAGTTCCTGGGCAACTTGAGGAATCTTAGAGATTCTCATGCAGCTCTGGCAATTGGATCATCTGAAACAATTGCTGGAGAGCCATCTTCCGTTACAAGAATAATATCAGAATGTGAGTCTGCATTGACATTCCTAAATCGTGATCTCGGTATTCTCTCAGCTTCCATTGCCCGCGAACGTGGTCAGCAGGGTGAAGAGGTTACTTTATGATGAAAGAACGTGTAACAGATCTTCTTGCATTTGCAATTCGGATTAGTGTGCAGCCATGACAACCGATTTCTGATAACTTAAACCAAGA
This window contains:
- the LOC120072721 gene encoding AUGMIN subunit 7, translated to MAARQMEEIQRKLSMLNYPRANAPAQSLLFAGMERYALLEWLFFRLLGDKSPFSQQNIQGDAIDRDEETGRIQYLAEIAKFLGITTTIDTEVIQGRGSYEERTEMIRLIVDLVEASIYADNPDWSVDEQVAKDIQLIDSIAEKQAQIFSEECKLFPADVQIQSIYPLPDVSELETKLAEQSKILLNLQQKVDDLASKHAYNPDEEYTEVESQLRAHLESFLETARSFNIIYTKEIRPWTHMMEVPQLHGFGPAANRLLEAYNMLLKFLGNLRNLRDSHAALAIGSSETIAGEPSSVTRIISECESALTFLNRDLGILSASIARERGQQGEEVTL